attctgtttcttcaaatcccCTATTTGTTTGTGATGACTGCTGGACAATATATCCTGCCAAGCATAGAACTactaagaagaaggcttCTGTATGGCAGTTCAATAAACGAGATTATGAGAGTCGACTAGCCCACGATGGTGTGATAAATCGTTCCAACAGAGATCTTGTGATGTCCGATATCTACAgtaacttgaagaaatacatCTCCAACCTTTCCAAACTCAAGCATCCCAACTTCCTTACGGTGATCGAACCACTTGAAGACCACAAGAATAGACTACTCTTCGTCACTGAATATGTCGTCAATAGTCTTGTCACCTTGGATAAATCCACCCTTGATGAAATTATAGTTACAAAAGGTCTACTTCAGGTTGCTACCGGACTTAAGTTCCTCCATCAAAGCATCTCAACTGTGCATCTCAACATAAACCCGAattctattcttctcaCCGAGAACTTTGACTGGAAAATCTCCGGACTTCAATTTATAAGGGCCTTGGTGAATGATACAGTGGCCGAGAAGTTTGTTGATCCTCAGGATTCACGAATGCCGCAGTTTCTAAGCCTTGACTTCAGATTCTGCTCTCCAAACTTACTTCTGAATCATAATGTTGATTACATAGACGACTTGTTTTCATTGGCCTGTCTAATCTTCTATCTATTCGACGATGGGTCGTCTCTTATTAGGTGCGATAGTTCAAGTCTTTTGGATTATGAGCGTTCGTTCAATCGGATAAAACAGCTTCTATCCTCTGTTCAATCTACTGGCAACCTTGATCATCCGTTCTTTCAGAGAATACCCACCAATTACAAGCAGGTGTTTTTTTCGTTGATTCAGAAGACCCAACAGTCCAATAAAGACGTCATACAGCTCCACAAACCGTTTAGTGTAGACgatttcatcaattccTCGATCTTTAACAACGATCTTATTAGAATTCTCAACGTTGTCGACGAATTCCAGGCTCTTCCTAATTCTGACAGAGTTCAATTCTTGTCAGGACTTCGAAATCAGATCAACAGCTTCCCTAAGGCTCTACTTATCAATAAGTTTATCCCCATTCTTTGCCAGGCTGTTGATCCTTATTTGGAAACCGCCAAGAAACTTCAGACTGACGATGAACAGATCATTTCTCTAAGCATCGAGAATTTACTTCTATTGAGTAAGACATTGTCCCAGCTCACCTTCACCGATAAGGTGTTTCCGGTGCTAAATCGTTGCCTAGAATCATTGGATCTGAACTCCGTTAAGTCCTTGATAATTACTCATTTGGACATTGTCAAGTCGAAACTTGGTGTTACCGATCCTCATCAAGGCATGAAATCAAAGCACTATCAGAACTTTCAAAAGTTGCTTCTGCAGCTTTTTGATAAATCGATCTCACATGGCTCAAGTGCTCTTCCATCCTCTATAAAGCTTCAGGAAACTCTTTTGGAtaacttgaagatgtttTTGGACTACCAATCGTACTCTACTATTACTAATAGGCTGTTTCCAGCCATCAGTGACTTGTTTAGTACTACTACTTCCCTTAAAGTGAAAGTCCTAACTATTCAAGCATTTATCTTGATGATCAATGGaatggaggagaaaaacTTGGATAACTATATCAttatagaaaagatattaCCATTGATTCGAAAGACCCAAGAATCGAATCTTAAGAATGCTGATTTGCTTGCCAACCTGGTGAAATTGTATGTGCATCTCTTCAGAAAGTTACGAGCTGCTACCGGAAAGCTTTCTATTGGTGGCAACGAGGTTCAAGTCAGCGATTTGATTTTGGAGGGGGTCTATTTCGAGGTTTGGAAGCTATCTAAATTTGTAATGGCCGGAGAcgaattgaaggagattttTCGGTTGCTTACAGAGATCGACGGGTATTTGAGAGGGTTGATAAAGGTAAGAGTAGGAAGTATTCCCCAGATCAAGCAGGCGCTGCAGGAGCCGCAGGAGCCGCAGGAGACGCTGCAAACGCTGCAAACGCTGCAAACGCTGCAAACGCTGGAGCCCAGAACGCCAGCACACAGAACGCCCAAAATGGCTCCTCTTCACCTTGAAAAAACACCAAATGTACGCTTTGGTGCCACTACCAACGCCTCATCCTTTCATCCAATCATAAAAGCACCTCAAGGGACATCTTTCATGCAGCCAATGAAAGCCACTAGAATTGGTTCTTCTGTTACACCACCTACCCTTTCGTCTAATATAGACTGGAAAGCCAATGGGAACAATAACTCACTTTTCCAACCTATCAAACCGACGAAAAAGCTCTATAATGGACTCTCTAGATAATTTTAATagtaaataaataaatgcTAAACGTAGCAACCAACTAGCTGCCCACCTGAgcaaccttcttctcataaATGTTTCTTCCCTCAATGTCTTCCATTTTCATGCTCTTTAGACAGTCCCTGAATATACTCACCTGCTTTCCCACGTCgtccatcttcaaaagcaCCTTTTCGTTTCCGTGAACAAACCCATATATCGAATACTTGAGGCCTGTTTCTTCACAAAAGTTTAAGACGTATTTCTGGGCCTTTCTAAGGTTATGACGAGGCAATCTAGGGAATAAATGGTGAATGGCCTGGTACTGCAAACCTCCAtgaaagaaatcaaacCATTCAGGACAACTAACATCCATACTAGTACGTAATTGACGTGATGCAAATGTCTCTGAAGTGCCGAGATCAGAAGTAGACATGGCAAAGTGAGAAAGAGTAATCTGAACGTGAACAATCATAGTGGAAATATGCGACACCATAATATATTGAAATTTGGCCCATCTGGAAGGTAGTGCACCACAGACCAAGTAGAAGAACCAatagcagaagaagaaaagtccAGCAAATTCAAACCATCTAAACCAAGCACCTTTACCCTTTCTTGGACCCTGACCCTTGATCAAATACTCGAGTGAAAGTCTATACAAGTtaaatcttccaaagctGAGAATTGGATAGTACAGATAGCTTTGAATTGGAATGAGTTTTTGCGCAAACCTATCaaaccaaagaaatctcTCATAGTAAGTAGAGAAGAGATTACCAAAGAGTCTTGAACTGACGcaaaagaaaggaagatgttgaatGTCAGGATCGTGAACTGGATCGTTGGTTACCAAATGATGGACATTGTGATTGCGTTTCCACCAGCCGAGAGATAGACCACCAATCCAGTCTGCGATGATAGTACCGATAATATTATCGATCTGATAATCATGAGTAATAGCTAAATGACCTGCATCATGAGCTACAAAGACAAGTTGCTGCCAGAAAAAGCCCAAAAACACAGCACTAAGGAAATAGTGTTcagttttgaagaaaataagaACATACATGAGTAATGTAAAGTTGATGCAGAATTGTTTGAAGTATTCGATGTATTGACAGTCAAACAGACCCTGTTTAACCAAGGTATCGTGAAGTTCATTGTATTTCAGAGAGATAAACCATTGGGTATCATAATCTAATGAAGGTATACTGTCCAAATCCTTTTGAACCAACCTATTGTCGAAATTATTGACCACTACCTCTGGATCTCTAATAGGGTTTGTAGAAGAAGACTGTACTATTGGACACAATTCGGACATGCCCGATTTAGGGATGATTCCCTGGGGCATCTTCGGTTTGATGGTAACCTTCATTTCACCTGACATCAATTTATCCGTCTGTAATTTTTCCTTGTGCGTACTGTAGATACCACCTTGAATAGGAGGTAAAAGGTTGATCCAACGGTGATCGATGACACCAATACTGAACCTTTTGAAGTGCGAAATAGTCTCTGGTGAATGATACGAGTCCATTTCATCCATTGCATCACGTCCAACAAAATGATGGATAGCCTTATCTCCACCAGGGTGTTTTTCCAGCCAATGGTCCAGCTTGAGTACGTATTTGCCATAGATAACTATAGTATGGCCATCAGCTATCATCTGTtcgatctcatcaacaCTATAAACTCTCATTCGTTGAACCTGGTCAATTTTACTATCTTCGGGGCTATCCACTATGGAGGAGGGGGAGGTGGAagtggaggaggtggaagtggaggaggtggaagTGGAGGAGGGGGAAGTAGATGAGGCTGAGGCTGAGGCTGAGGCTGAAGAACTGTCATTAAGAGGGCTCAACGATCTATCGATATCAATGATAGGTGGGTCAAACCTACTAATATGACCGCTGATATTGAATTGCTTCTCAACAATTGGTGACATCAAAAGAATCACAGATTgtaaggaaaaggaaagaagtagGAACAAGGATCAGCCTAAAATCAGATGATGTGATTTGATGTAATGAATAATTGCACCGCCACATTAAAAAAGATGGGACGTGAGGCaaatgagaatgaagagaaaggagacaATACTGCTTtgcttgatgatgatacctACTTCTTTGTGCTAAGTCTGGCTCTAGTGATGGCCATCTATAAAAAATCATCAAAGAATAAACAGCGATATTTTAGCAATGATCTAAAGGCATTACTATATGCTTTTGGAGATTCGGCTGCACCTAATGCAGAGACCATACAAACACTGGAAGATGTGCTTACCTCATATTTAATAGATGTTCTCATGGAAGCCAATAAAGTGCGACAAATTCAGAAACGAACCAAGTTAAAGGTGGATGATATCGAATTTGCATTACGTAAGGATGCTGTGAAACTCGGAAGAGTATATGATTTACAGGAGATGGATAAACAGATTACTATGGCCAAAAAGATGTTCGATGAGGAAGCTGAAAAGCCTGAAAGGGAcgaaggaaagagaaagaaacgGAAGAGGGCTGCTGAAGAGAGTAGCTGAGTTGTTTAACGTATTTAATGGTTTCCCATATGGGACAATAGATTTTCCGGATACATCGTTCCATTTAGGGAATCGAATGGCGATCGACTCACACTTAGGGAAATTTTTTCCCTCACACGAACCTGGTCCTTTATCGTAACTTATAGAGAgaagatctttttttttgtgtTTCCGATTAAAGGGTAGATATCCGATGTCCGATAACGATAAGGATACGAGGGAAGATAAAGCTAGGGATGAGGGGCAGGCGAAACTTGGTGGGGGGCCAGCGAAACTTGATGGGGGGCCAGCGAAACTTGATGGGGAGCCAGCGAAACTTGATGGGGAGCCGGCGAAACTTGACGAGAGGCCCCCGGAGGAGACCCCAGAAGAACTCCAAGAGGTTTCTCAGCCTCTCCGCAAGAAGCCAAAGCGAACAAAGACATTTAACGGTTGTTATACATGtcgaagaaggaaaatagCATGCGACTTGGGAAGACCCACCTGTATGAAGTGTCGAAAGAGTGGTTACGTGTGTGAGGGATATGATGTTAAGCTCAGATGGTCTCAGCCAATCAAATTTGACAAATACGGCAGTCAGTTACCTGGGATCTTCAACCAGGAAACGAAATATTGCCAACGCCGGGCCATTGCATTTGTCAAGTATTCGGATAAAGATGCCTACCATCTATATGATGAGATGGATCGTGATTTGGCCTCTCTTCACAACAGGCACATGCCGGACATGGCCAATTTCACTGTGATCACGGGTCATTTTGGGGTGTTTCGTGGTGAGCCATATAggggaaagaaaatgtcTCGAGCTGTCACTGTAGAGACAGTTCCCCGTTCTCGTTCTGCATCACGTGCTTCTCTTAGGACACCAGCCACACCTTCATCTGTGGCGAGTGCATCTTCTACAGCCAACGGCTCTTCTCTGATGATGTCCGAAAGTGATTCTATACGGCAGAATCGGCAGATTCAACAGGCCCAGCATCCTCAGCCGCGTCTAGGTGCTTCCTACTTTCCTGCCGTGGTTTCCGGAAGCTACCAGACTCAAGGAAGCTTGGAAAGGGCTGGAAATCCTGGTAACGAGTGGCTCAGTACGGAGCTTTTGGATGCTGCTCTTCTCACGGCTTCGGCCATCAATGGAGATACACATTTCCTTGATATGTTCAAGCCTGATGATCTAGACGGAGTCTATGGCGGTGTAAATTCCACAACGGCCAATTCTAATGTTAATACGTCATCATCTCTGCTTGCTCCAGGCCAGGGAAGCTTTGTTACTCCGAGATCCGGCGCTATGTCTGCCATGGCTGCTAACATGGGTGGTGCAGGTGGTGTAGGCGGTGCAGGTGGTGCAGGTGGCTTTACTAATGCTGATAATACAAACCCCAGCGGAGCCACTGGCCCCACTGGCATTACAGATGCATACGACACTGTCTCAGATAATatgcttcatcttcttttccaaggCCGTGATACAAACAGACCGGATGAGGATGCAATAAGCGAATCAACTACACACAGTAATGGCACCTCTACGCTGATAGGAGCCAATGAAAGCACAACTCCAGCGGATGCCACTAATACAAATAACAAGTTTTCCCGCTCAGACAAGCCGATTTCCAACAATCTCATAGGCATCCACGCAGGAAACGGTGCGAAGATGCCCAAGACCATCATGGAGATCCTGAGCACTACTCCATTACCTAAATCTCTTGCTATAGACCAGTTTGGAATTCCTACAACATCATTAAATGTCCATCCAATGACCAGATACTTGCTTAACTACTATATCGAAGATGTGGCTGACATGATGACGGTGATCCCACTTCCCAAAAACCCCTGGAAGTTTATATATTTTCCACGGGCTCTCATGGCTGTAGGAGAGCTCTCTGCGTTGGGCCGAACTTCCAACGCAAGAAACGGCCTACTTAATGCTCTTTTGGCTGTTTCTGCGTTCAATTTGCAAAGTAAATTTGTTCGAGGCTCAGATGAAATGAAATACTATGTGAATTTGGGTATCCAGTTGCGTCAGCAGGCTACCAACTTCCTCAATAAGTGTCTCCAAGAAGACGTTCTTAGACAGAAGTACAAGGACGTTCTTGTAGCCGTTCTTTCTATGGTCACCATTGATGTTGTTTGGGGTACCATGTCCGCTTGCAAGATTCATTTGGATCATTGTGAGAAGATCatcgaaaagaagatgaaggtgaagaagaagctttcttccaaagccaTAATACTTCATAgaatcttttcttctttgaagttgatccaGGACTCCACCTGTATCGACAACATTTCTCTGAATGAGATTTTCTTAAACGAGAAGAACTACAAGAGCTTCCTCATGGGTGCCAAGCCGACGCCAGAACAACTTGAGAAATACTTCAACAACCATTTCAGGGACATGTTTAGGGGAAGTAGGCTTCGTCGGTTATTTGCAAGGTCCATTCATGGtcgaaaagaaaagagaggagaGTCGTCGTCTCTATCAGCATCAGCGTCGTCGTTTGATGATGTATTCAAGCAGAaatcaccttcaacttctcctgtGTCTGTTCGAAGAGGAACTTACAATGAACGCATTGCCGATAATGGTAAAGTGAGAATTGAGTACATTATGAATAACGAAGAGGATATGGATACCGTGGGAAGTCATAGGACTCGAGACGATTCATCCACGATGGACAAGGGAATTCCTGCATTCATCGATATCACTCGATCGAGCTTTCAGCCGTCTAAGAATAAGTTAGATGATAAGGTAGTTTCTTCAGATGCTATCTATGGATTGCCAAACTCTCTTATTCTTATGTTCAGTGAGGTGGTTCATTTAGCCAAGTTTAAGCGGTATCGTAGTGAAAATAAGCTTGATATGCcacttttcttcaatgaattGGCTGCTCAGCTCGaattcaagcttcttaCGTGGAAATTGGAGTGGAAATTGACCAAATATGACGATATTAAGCGGGAAAAGAATAAGTCAGGTTCAGACTCTGATACAGACTCTGATACGGAAGCTGAGGCTGAGACTGAGGCTGAGACAGAGACAGGAGCAGAGACAGGAGCAGAAACTGAAGGCTCCAAGCATCATAAAAACTTCATCTCACCAAGACATGAAGGAATATATCATCATGTGATGTCGTTCTATTACGGGCTTATTATATATTTTTACCGTTTTGTCGAGGACGTTAATCCGATGTATCTGCAGGACCGCATCGAAAAGGTGTTACATCATTTGAATGCGATTCAGGACATCCTCGAAAAACATCCGGAAACTTCCTACATTATCCCGTTATTCTGGCAGGGGTTTATCGCTGGAAGTGAAGCTATGACCCTGTATCTACAAAACGGATTTAATCTCTGGGGACAGCATATAGCACAGACAGGTATAGGAACCTACTGGAACGCTAGGCAGATTATGCTGGAGATCTGGCGACGCAAGAATCACAATGTGAAGAACAGCTCGTGGGTAGATGTTCTGCGGGATTGGAAGACGAATGTTATGTTGACGTAGTGTATTTAATTAGTAATGTATGATAGGAAGAAGCCAGGTGGCATGTAGGGGTAAGACGCTTGTGCCCGGTGGCCGCAACGCCCTGTGGCAGCAACGCCCGGTGGCGTCACTCTCGCGTCCTATATAAAGATTTTAATCCAGTCCTTTTTCCGTACAATCccattcttctttaccCCAAAACCAtgctcttctctttgttaACCTACTATATATTGTCGTGGATAACCACATGCTTGGCCCAGAAGTTCCCTTCGCCTTCGGGTAGCTTTCCTCCCGCAGAAGCCCGAGAAAAGAAGCCTGTTGTCTCATATGACGCTCCTAGTATTCACCAATTTAACAGCACACCATTCAAGGACTGGGATAATTTCACCCAGACCGTTATAGACGAATCTGCGGGAGTCacctttgaagagatcaacTCTCTAAATGATATAATCAGACCGAAGATGGATCTAATAACGAAGGAGAACTTCTTTAGGATCTTTAGACTTGATTTGTACAAGCAGTGTCCGTTTTGGACAGGGACTGAAGGTTTCTGTATGCATAGAAGTTGCGCCGTGGATACTATAGATGACTGGAAGGATTTGCCCGAGATTTGGCAGCCCGAGGCTCTTGGTGCGTTGGAAAACGTGTCACGTGTTCCTGAGAGTAACAAGGCAAGTAAGGATTATTGCGAAATAGACGAGATCAATGAGGATACCGTCTACGTAGATCTAGTGGAGAATCCAGAGAGATTTACTGGTTATGGAGGAGATCAGTCAttccagatttggaagtCTATCTATTCGGAGAACTGCTTCAACTTGGGTCAAGATCAATGTATGGAGAAGAACTTCTTTTATAGGATGATCAGTGGAATGCATGCATCAATCTCTACTCATCTTTCGAATCAGTATTTGGACTTAAAGACGAAACAGTATGGTCCAAACTTGAAACAGTTCATGTTCCGAGTGGGTAATTTCCCTGACAGAATCGAGAACATCTACTTGAACTATATCTTAGTACTTAAGGCACTCATCAAGTTGGAAAGTTTGG
This region of Brettanomyces nanus chromosome 2, complete sequence genomic DNA includes:
- a CDS encoding uncharacterized protein (BUSCO:EOG09341OA5), translating into MFTVFKTSGIEGSYSVSSNPLFVCDDCWTIYPAKHRTTKKKASVWQFNKRDYESRLAHDGVINRSNRDLVMSDIYSNLKKYISNLSKLKHPNFLTVIEPLEDHKNRLLFVTEYVVNSLVTLDKSTLDEIIVTKGLLQVATGLKFLHQSISTVHLNINPNSILLTENFDWKISGLQFIRALVNDTVAEKFVDPQDSRMPQFLSLDFRFCSPNLLLNHNVDYIDDLFSLACLIFYLFDDGSSLIRCDSSSLLDYERSFNRIKQLLSSVQSTGNLDHPFFQRIPTNYKQVFFSLIQKTQQSNKDVIQLHKPFSVDDFINSSIFNNDLIRILNVVDEFQALPNSDRVQFLSGLRNQINSFPKALLINKFIPILCQAVDPYLETAKKLQTDDEQIISLSIENLLLLSKTLSQLTFTDKVFPVLNRCLESLDLNSVKSLIITHLDIVKSKLGVTDPHQGMKSKHYQNFQKLLLQLFDKSISHGSSALPSSIKLQETLLDNLKMFLDYQSYSTITNRLFPAISDLFSTTTSLKVKVLTIQAFILMINGMEEKNLDNYIIIEKILPLIRKTQESNLKNADLLANLVKLYVHLFRKLRAATGKLSIGGNEVQVSDLILEGVYFEVWKLSKFVMAGDELKEIFRLLTEIDGYLRGLIKVRVGSIPQIKQALQEPQEPQETLQTLQTLQTLQTLEPRTPAHRTPKMAPLHLEKTPNVRFGATTNASSFHPIIKAPQGTSFMQPMKATRIGSSVTPPTLSSNIDWKANGNNNSLFQPIKPTKKLYNGLSR
- a CDS encoding uncharacterized protein (BUSCO:EOG09344NQI) is translated as MGREANENEEKGDNTALLDDDTYFFVLSLALVMAIYKKSSKNKQRYFSNDLKALLYAFGDSAAPNAETIQTLEDVLTSYLIDVLMEANKVRQIQKRTKLKVDDIEFALRKDAVKLGRVYDLQEMDKQITMAKKMFDEEAEKPERDEGKRKKRKRAAEESS
- a CDS encoding uncharacterized protein (EggNog:ENOG41); the protein is MLFSLLTYYILSWITTCLAQKFPSPSGSFPPAEAREKKPVVSYDAPSIHQFNSTPFKDWDNFTQTVIDESAGVTFEEINSLNDIIRPKMDLITKENFFRIFRLDLYKQCPFWTGTEGFCMHRSCAVDTIDDWKDLPEIWQPEALGALENVSRVPESNKASKDYCEIDEINEDTVYVDLVENPERFTGYGGDQSFQIWKSIYSENCFNLGQDQCMEKNFFYRMISGMHASISTHLSNQYLDLKTKQYGPNLKQFMFRVGNFPDRIENIYLNYILVLKALIKLESLGILDNFEFSNQDQLRDELRDMIMPSYQLGDNTEECLFDENSLFQSSDAVEVKDEFKQNFRNVSRIMDCVHCDRCRLWGKVQTTGYGTALKVLFDLHNAKEIREPSRYEISNVELIALVNTFDRLSRSVESIKNFHTLYDLAIEKEERGASISSVLPVSSSSDVVDFTNRDVFEAVGKGDLPIEKEETSFEAADEGHFDDIVYHTRRGNTVKEAFYTELYKVGDALKLIFTAYKVFPKIVYNWCLIRLVYYWNKFVGHVQQDFDINRLYHEEF